One part of the Sulfuriferula thiophila genome encodes these proteins:
- a CDS encoding circularly permuted type 2 ATP-grasp protein: MTIVLPETQALAPDQWYPPLPGTYDEMLDGNGQVRPHWEYLIRALDTLGTTEFERRGTEAAKLLRENGVTYNVYGDPAGQSRPWQLDPVPMLVSSEEWSDIESGLQERAELLNLILADIYGPRELIKKGLLPLELVYSHPGFLRACDQVMLRGKHQLVVYAADLARGPDNHMWVLSDRTQAPSGAGYALENRVAMTRVLPSLFRDSHVHRLALFFQSLRAGLNSIAPPSQDTPRVVVLTPGPFNETFFEHAYLASYLSYPLVQGDDLTVRDGYVWLKSLKGLERVDVILRRVDDDFCDPLELREDSRLGVPGLVEVVRNGNVAIANPLGSGVLENPGLLAFLPGIAEHFLGRQLRLPSAPTWWCGQPKELEYVLANLHKLVIKSTCRTSGSRPVFGQLLSQKELAEWRTRIRAQPMLYVGQEQEEFSTVPVLVPGGLEPRHAILRSFLVARADGYVVMPGGLTRSASHKHDILVSNQTGSISKDTWVLASEPEQTTDLVMKPSPAQVAASQSGALPSRAADNLFWVGRYAERAEGIIRLLRSTIKKLHGNPDHSAREYTESLHCLLRAITQITRTQPGFMAENAQALLREPDAELLSIVLDETRIGSLANTLRCLVQASYTVRDLWSSDTWRVMEELEEHLHNTQQLAKPTLGQVLDVLDKLVTSLSAFSGLVMENMTRGNGWLFLDMGRRLERNVLQLALLRATLVQHKREAVENLLIEALLETSDNLICYRHHYRNNMELVAFLELLLLDENNPRSLAYQTARLQEHVSKLPREQQGGLLSPEQRLTLEASSTLRLAIIAELTAIAENGTRQNLDQLLTRLNYLTSALSDAVTATYFRHESAPQPLAPLRTT; the protein is encoded by the coding sequence ATGACAATCGTCCTTCCCGAAACGCAGGCACTTGCACCAGATCAGTGGTACCCGCCCCTGCCTGGCACCTATGACGAAATGCTCGACGGTAACGGACAGGTTCGCCCCCACTGGGAGTACCTGATCCGCGCCTTGGACACGCTGGGCACGACCGAATTCGAACGGCGCGGCACTGAAGCGGCAAAACTGCTGCGTGAAAATGGGGTTACCTACAACGTCTACGGCGATCCCGCCGGACAAAGCCGGCCATGGCAGCTTGATCCTGTCCCCATGCTGGTTTCCAGCGAAGAATGGAGCGATATTGAAAGCGGCTTGCAGGAACGGGCTGAACTGCTCAACCTGATCCTCGCCGATATCTATGGCCCACGGGAATTGATCAAAAAAGGCTTGCTGCCGCTGGAACTGGTTTATAGTCACCCCGGATTTTTACGCGCCTGCGATCAGGTTATGCTGCGCGGCAAACATCAACTGGTAGTGTACGCAGCCGATCTGGCGCGCGGACCCGATAACCACATGTGGGTGCTGAGCGATCGCACTCAGGCACCATCGGGTGCCGGCTATGCACTGGAGAACCGGGTCGCCATGACACGCGTACTGCCCAGCCTGTTTCGTGATTCACACGTGCACCGGCTGGCACTATTCTTCCAATCGCTGCGCGCCGGCCTGAACAGTATCGCCCCGCCATCCCAGGACACTCCGCGTGTTGTGGTGCTCACCCCCGGCCCGTTCAACGAAACCTTCTTCGAACACGCCTATCTGGCATCCTACTTGAGCTACCCGCTGGTGCAGGGTGATGATCTGACCGTACGTGATGGCTATGTGTGGCTAAAATCACTCAAAGGACTGGAGCGCGTCGACGTCATTCTGCGCCGGGTGGATGATGATTTTTGCGATCCACTGGAACTACGCGAAGATTCCCGCCTCGGCGTGCCGGGTCTGGTGGAGGTCGTGCGTAACGGCAACGTTGCTATCGCCAACCCGCTCGGTAGCGGTGTACTGGAAAACCCCGGCTTACTGGCATTTCTGCCGGGCATTGCCGAACATTTCCTGGGACGCCAGTTGCGCCTGCCCTCTGCGCCAACATGGTGGTGCGGCCAACCAAAAGAGCTGGAGTATGTGCTGGCCAATCTGCACAAGCTGGTGATCAAATCGACCTGTCGCACCTCAGGCTCACGCCCGGTGTTTGGCCAACTGCTGAGCCAGAAAGAATTAGCCGAATGGCGCACGCGCATCCGGGCACAACCGATGCTTTATGTCGGACAGGAACAGGAAGAGTTCTCTACCGTCCCCGTTCTTGTCCCCGGCGGGCTGGAGCCACGCCATGCCATTCTGCGCAGCTTCCTGGTGGCACGTGCCGACGGCTATGTGGTAATGCCAGGCGGCCTAACCCGCAGCGCGTCACACAAACACGACATACTGGTAAGTAACCAGACCGGCAGTATCAGCAAAGACACCTGGGTATTAGCATCCGAGCCGGAACAAACCACTGATCTGGTCATGAAGCCCAGTCCTGCCCAGGTTGCCGCCAGCCAGAGCGGCGCATTGCCGAGCCGTGCAGCAGACAATCTGTTCTGGGTGGGACGCTATGCCGAACGTGCAGAAGGCATCATCCGCCTGCTGCGCTCCACCATAAAAAAACTGCATGGCAACCCCGACCACAGCGCCCGGGAATACACCGAAAGCCTGCATTGCCTGCTGCGCGCCATAACCCAGATCACCCGTACCCAGCCCGGATTCATGGCAGAAAATGCGCAAGCGCTGCTGCGAGAACCGGATGCCGAATTACTTTCCATCGTATTGGATGAGACACGCATCGGCAGCCTCGCCAATACCTTGCGCTGCCTGGTGCAGGCCAGCTATACCGTGCGTGACCTGTGGTCGTCGGATACCTGGCGGGTAATGGAAGAACTGGAAGAACACTTGCACAACACCCAGCAACTGGCCAAGCCGACACTCGGGCAAGTACTGGATGTGCTGGATAAACTGGTGACATCATTGTCCGCCTTTAGCGGCCTGGTGATGGAGAACATGACCCGCGGCAATGGTTGGCTGTTCCTGGATATGGGGCGCCGCCTGGAACGTAACGTGTTGCAGCTCGCGCTACTGCGTGCCACGCTGGTTCAGCACAAGCGCGAAGCGGTAGAAAACCTGCTGATCGAAGCCTTGCTGGAAACCAGCGACAATCTGATCTGTTATCGCCATCACTATCGCAACAACATGGAACTCGTTGCATTTCTCGAACTGTTACTGCTGGATGAAAACAACCCGCGCTCGCTAGCCTATCAGACGGCACGTTTACAGGAGCACGTCAGCAAACTGCCGCGCGAGCAGCAGGGCGGCCTGCTTAGCCCTGAACAACGCCTGACACTGGAAGCCTCTTCCACATTGCGCCTGGCAATCATCGCCGAGCTGACCGCTATTGCCGAGAACGGCACACGCCAGAATCTTGATCAACTGCTCACCCGTCTCAATTATCTGACAAGTGCGCTGTCCGATGCCGTTACCGCCACCTACTTCCGCCATGAAAGCGCCCCGCAACCACTTGCCCCGCTAAGGACGACATAA